From the genome of Cytophagales bacterium WSM2-2:
TTTGGTAATAGAAGCTCCATGTAGCGTGGATTGGAATAATCTTTTTTAGCCTCAATAGTGCGGACTTCTGCGAGTACTTTTGGATCCATTTGTTTCGCCAAAACTTCTTCAGCATATTTTCCATAGTCAATCGCACTTGCCATCATATTGGAGATGATCAGGCCTTTCAGGTTCTTCTGATATTTCAGTGCGTACTCCATCGCCAGGATTCCACCCCAGGAGCTGCCAAGCAAATAAAAATTAGTGCTGTCGAGCTTCAGGGCCTTGCGTACATCTTCAACTTCTTCAACAAAGCGAGCAGTTTTCCATAAGCTCGTGTCGTTAGGTTGGTCACTGTAATAGGAACCCAGTTGATCGTAGTAATAGTACTCGATTCCTTCTTGTGGAAGGAAGCTGTCAAAACTTTCGAAATATTCGTGTGTTGCTGAGGGACCACCATGCAGTAGCAGTAATTTAATTTTAGGGTTGTTACCAACTCGTTTGGTCCATACATTATATTTTCCGTTCATGATCGGGATCATTTTTACACCACCGGCTTTTACACCGGTTTCCTGAAGATCGAAGTAGGAAGTTTGTGACTTCTCATCCTTTGGCTGGCATGAGATAAGAGCTACCAGCACGAGTGCAACAAAGTTTTTCATAGCGTTGGGGTTGAGGTAATCCCTAAGCTACTGAAATTTTTAAAATTCAGTTACTTGATTTCTGCGTGCGCAAAGTCGACCGAATACGCCTGGCACCAGATGTGCACATAGTTATAACTGACGATACTGGGATTTCCGGGCACGGAATAAATCTGACGGCCTGTAACTGCCTGCAATTTTCCGACCCGGATATAATCGGCAGCATTTACATCTTTGCTTAGGTACACGTAAAGATCGGGACCGCTGTGCGAAACAAATGGATCGAGTGTGATGTATTTTATTCCTGACTGATCATAAACTTTTGCTGTGCCCGAAGTTGGTCCATCGAGGCCGATGAAGGTGCCTTTCTTCAGCAATTGAGCTTTTATCGAATCGAAAGCGCTGTTCGTGAGAGCAGGCACTACAGGAGTTGTATTTTGAGGTGAGCATCCAACAAAGAGAATCGCAGCAACGATTACCAGGATAGTTTTCATGTTTTTTGTTTTAGTCGATAAGTAAACCCGATGCATGCAAGGAGAGACTTGTTTCTAAACCGATCGTTTTCCTGAGGGAATTGCTGCACTTTAACAGTAGTCGTGTATTCCGTAAAAAGAAATTGTGCTCCCGCCTTTAAAGACCATTTGTCACTCAGTGAGTAACGCACAAAGAATTCAGAGTTAAGGCCCCCATTGTCGTTGTCGCTCACTAGTAAGATATTAAAAAGCGTTGGTGAAGCGTTTGCCATTTTCCCGACAGGCCCATTGATATAATTTCCACTTCGGCTGGCTCCGAAGGAAAAACCGATCGCATCGATATTAAAGCCTGCTGTTATTTTAGAACTTACCTGGTAGTCGATGTTGATACTCAGGTTAAGACAATTCAGCTGAGGTGATTTCACCAGGAATGTATCGATGTTTGTGGTTATGTTGTCTTTGAAAATAATAAGAGGGCTAGTGCTCTCCGAGGTAAGTGAAGCAGGTGCTGTAATGTAATACTGATTCGCCCCCAGGTACGAGGTGAACCTTCCGCCAATTCCAATTCCCAGTTTTTGACTTGCTCCTAAGTTCCAGAAATGGACATATGATACCGCAAAAGTTCCCTGGTATTTTGCCGCTCCGAAAGTTACGTCTGCGTAGTTTGAAATGCGCTGAGCTGAGCAATAACCGGCAATAAGGAAAAACAGTCCTGCGAATGAGAATTTCATTGCGCTAAAGTACCTCACAGTGGCCGGTCTGAATGTCGCTCGGGTGACGAATGCAGAAGTCGCTATTTGACAGCCACCAGGACCCTGTCTTTGCGATCCAGGTCCTTAAGAATTTGCACTTCTTTAAATTCTGAATTTCTAAATAACGCGGCTACTTCGAGGCCAAGGTGCTCGTTGATTTCGGCAATTACTTTACCATTCCTCGTCAGGATAGATTTACTTTTTTGGGCAATGGCTTTGTAAAAAAGCAACGGATCATTGTCAGGAACAAATAAAGCCAGATGAGGTTCAAACTGCAACACGTTTTCACTCATCGTACTTTTTTCCTGCGAGCAAATGTAAGGTGGGTTGCTCACGATGAGATCTACTGGTTCCATTACAATGTCCTCCAGAAAATTTCTTTGAACCAATTCGATTTCCGCCCCAAGAATTCTTGAATTTTCATTCGCAATCTGCAAGGCCTTTTCACTGATATCCAACGCAATCACTTGAGCCGAGGGAATTTCAAGTTTCAGGGTGATGGCGATACATCCACTGCCTGTGCCAACATCCAAGATGCGTGAAGGGATAGGGTTTGTTTTTAAAACTTGTTCAATGAGGATCTCGGTCTCCGGTCGTGGTATCAGTACCGATGAATTCACCTTAAACTTTCTTTCGAAAAAATCAGCCTCTCCTAAAACATATTGCAGAGGTTCATGTTGATTTAGCCGGTTGATGATCTCTGATAAATCAATGAAGGCAACTTCTTTTTCCGCAAGAATGCTGGTGAATGAAAGTTGATAATATTTTTCCATCAAGGCCAGCGCAATAGCATGAGCCTCGTCCAGGTCACTCAACGTTAAACCCGCTTTGATCGATTGAAAAACTGCTTTGGAATTAGTCGTCTTCCGGTTCATCTTTGCAATGATAATAAAAAGACCATGACTCCCGATGAACTTTTCATGCAGCGCGCCTTTGAACTGGCACTATTGGGTGCCGGGCAGGTGAGCCCCAACCCGAGGGTAGGTTGTGTGGTTGTTCATGACAATAAAATCATCGGGGAGGGCTGGCACAAAAAATATGGAGAACCTCACGCGGAGGTAAATGCGATTGCTTCTGTGCTAGACAAGTCCATATTGAAGGAAAGTACAATTTATGTAAACCTCGAGCCATGCTCACACTTCGGGAAAACTCCTCCTTGTTCGGATTTATTGATTAAACACGGGGTAAAGAAGGTGATGATCTCGAATGTAGATACAAATCCGTTGGTAGAAGGTAAGGGTGTCAAAAAGATGAAAGATGCCGGAATAGAAGTCATCACCGGGATTTTGGAAAAAGAAGGCCGTGAATTGAACAAGCGTTTTTTCACTTTCATAGAGAAGCAGCGACCTTATGTCATTTTGAAATGGGCACAGACAGCAGACGGTTTCATTGCCCAAAAAAACTTTGAATCGAAATGGATAAGTAATGAGTTGTCCAGGCACTTGGTTCACCGCTGGCGTAGCGAGGAGGATGCCGTTTTAGTTGGCACACGAACAGCATCGCATGACAATCCATCACTTACTGTCAGAGAGTGGTCGGGCAGAAATCCGGTGCGGATAGTTATCGATCGGTTCCTACGATTGAATGAACATTTAAATTTATTTGATAGGAAAGCGAAAACAATTTGCTACAATGTTTTAAAGCATGAAGAGCACAACAACCTGGTTTTTATCCGTCTCAATGAAAATAGTTTCGTGAATGAATTGGTTCACAATCTGGTAAAACAAAAAATTCAATCAGTCATTATAGAGGGCGGTGCACAGACACTCGGGCTTTTCATGGAGGCCAAATTGTGGGATGAAGCCAGGGTCTTCACCTCTTCCAGATCTTTTGGAGAAGGTATTGCTGCCCCCATACTTGAAGGAAAAGTCAGTTCTTCAGTTTACCTCGATGCGGACTTAGTAGAAATTATCTTCCCGCGATAAACCAGAAAAAAGACGCTCCCGTAATCCAGGGTATCCTTTTTAAAAACAAGAAAAAGTCTCGACCACGGACAATTTTGTCCGAGTCCGAACGAGGTATTGAGGATTCCTATTTATTTTCCGAATTTTAGATAGATTTTGTCAGGCACAATTGTTGTAAATCAATAGTTACTATGGACACTCAAAAAGTTAAAACCTGCTTTACCATCACGTTCACTAACGAACAGTATCTGCATGCCAAGGCCTACGTGGATGACATGAGAAAACATCCACAGCGCGTCTTCTGGCAAGGTAAAAAGAACAAGTCGGACGATGAGTTAGTGATCGAGCAGATTGCTCACCGCATCCTTTCCGGATTTTACAATGATGATCCATTCAATGCAGGCAAACACATCCTGCGTATGGACAGCATGGTGAATGGATAATTGACGTTAATAAGTTATTAATTAATAGTACTGAGTAATTATTAATCGATAACGAATTACACTCTCTCCAGAACTTTTTCGATCAGGTTTTCGATGACCTTATTTGGGTCTTTGACGAATTTATTTTTCATCCGGTTGGCAAGAATAGCATTGACGCTTAATGCTTCGTGTCCGAGCAATCTGGCCATAGCGTAATATCCGGCTGTTTCCATTTCGAAGTTCGTAAGCCAGAAATCTCCTTTGTGATAATAGTTGAGGTCTTCCAGCAAATTTGGCAGGCGCACCGGTGCACGCAACGTTCTTCCTTGCGGTGCATAAAATCCGGGGCTCGTTACGGTATTTCCTTTTCGCATATCGAAACCGATACGTTCGAGCAGAGACTCTGAACCACGGACTACATAAGGCATGAACGGCAGACCCGTTTTTTTCTGAATGTCATGAGCGAGGCCAGCCTCTTCGTCATTCATCGGCAGGTCATAAAAATTCATCAGGTTATCGAGACCGACAGCATAATCGGAAACAAGATGTGAGCCTACCGCAATGTCCTCCTGAAGAGCCCCGGAAGTTCCAATGCGTATCACCTTGAGTTTCTTTTTGCGGGGCTTCGGCTCTCTTGTTTTTAAATCGATATTAACGAGGGCATCCAGCTCTGAAAAAAATATCTCCACATTGTCGGTACCAATTCCTGTGCTGATCACAGTAATTCTCTTCCCATTAAATTTCCCGACATGAGTGATAAACTCGCGTTTATTCATCTCGAATTCGATGTCATCAAAAAACTGACTTACCATATACACCCGGCTTGGATCGCCTACGGCAATCACGGTGTCACTGACATGTTTTGGTAAAAGATTAAGATGATAGACGCTCCCGTCGGGGTTGAGGAGAAGATCGGTTTCGGAAATTTTAGGCATAAGCCTTCAATTTATTCACGATGCTTTCAAAATCCAATTGCTCCCATGTTGTTTCTATGTTAACACGCCTCATCACTTCGTCCATGATTTGCTTTTGCTTTTGACCAGTGGTGAGTGCGTCTGCGTAACTGATATCTTCCCGGAACGTGACCATTGTATACAAGGGTATCCAGTGTTCAGGATATAATTGATTAAGCTTGGCTTCAATCTTCTTTCGCAATAAGAATTTTGCATCGCCTACGAGGTCACGCATTTCGATAAAATTATCCAGCGCCAGTTGCGCAATAGCGTCTGTATTTGGTTTCCTCGATTTCTGGAACTGATCAAAGAGTGCTGGCCAATCGGAAGCCTGGTCAAGTAATTGATTTAGTATCCGACAGTCTTCAAACCCCGCATTCATGCCTTGTCCATAAAAAGGAACAATGGCGTGTGCAGCATCTCCGATCACCAGTGTTTTGTTTTTGACCCAGGGGAAACATTTCATGGTCACCAATGATGAAGCCGGTGTGTTGACAAAATCACTGACAGCACCCGGCATTAATGTAAGGGCATCCGGAAAGGTCTCCTTTAGAAAATTCTCAACATCACCTGAAGTCTTTAGTGAATTGAAAGACAATTGACCATCAAAAGGGAAAAATAATGTGCAGGTAAAACTTCCATCCGGATTTGGAAGGGCGATGAGCATAAAACTTTCACGCGGCCAGATATGTAATGAGTTTTTTTCGAGCTGAAAATTTCCATTAGCATCTGGAATGTGCAGCTCTTTATAGCCGTGAGCAATGTAATCCTGTGAATAATCTATCCGGTCGGTAATTTGCATTGAGCTCCGTACGGCTGAGAATGCACCGTCTGCACCGATAATAGAATCGAACGCAAGTGAAGTGGTATGATTTGAAAAGGAGATCTGGGTCTTGTCAAAATCAACAGAAGCGATCCGGTGGTCAAAGAAGAAATTAACCCCGAGCGACTCCGCTTTGTTCATGAGCACCATATTCAAATTGCTCCGGGAGATTGAGTTGATGAACTGCCCTTCTTTACCGTAGGGCTGATAACTCAATTTTCCAAGACGATCATGCATTGTTCTACCGTGCATCGGAATTGCGGCTTTCTTAATTTCATCCGTCAGTCCGACTTCATCCAAGGCCCTAAGTCCACGGTTGCTTAACGCGAGATTGATTGATCGGCCGCGATCAACAGTTTGCTTGCGCATATCAGGTCTGCGCTCGAAGACGGAAACCCGGAACCCTCGTTTAGCTAAATAGATTGAAAGAAGTGAGCCGACCAGTCCGGCTCCCGCAATAGCGATGTGTTGGTTTTTATCGAAGGGCATTGGCAAAGATCTGTGCGAATGAAAAGACTTCTTCAAATGTGTTGTACAGTGGAACAGGTGCCACACGGATTACGTTTGGCTCGCGCCAGTCAGCAACAACTCCCGTACGGGTAATACGGTCAAAAACTTTCTTACCGTTCTTTTTCATCAATATGGAAAGCTGACAACCTCTCGCCTGCGGATCAGAAGGAGTGATGATGGTAAAATGATTCTCGAAACCGTCAATTGATTCCAGCAAGAATTCAAGGAAGCCTGTGAGTAGGAGACTCTTTTTGCGAAGTGCTTTCATGCCCACCTTATTGAAAATCTCGAGTGAAGCCAACTGGGCAGCTCCCGATAGTACGGGAAAATTTGAAAGTTGCCAGCCATCGACTCCTGGCATTGGCCGGAATCCTTTTTTCATTTGGAAGCGCTCTTTGTCATCATGGCCCCACCAGCCCGCATGTCGGGGAATCTCAAAATTAAGGGCATGTTTTTCATGAACAAAAGCACCGGCCATACCACCCGGCCCTGAATTCAGATACTTGTAACCACACCAAACGGCAAAATCAACTTCATCGTTGTGAAGTTCGAGAGGAACATTGCCGGCAGCGTGGGCGAGGTCAAATCCTGCAACAGCGCCAGCCTGGTGAGCAGCATATGTTATATTTTTAATATCAAAAAATTGCCCGGAATAATATTGCACACCTCCAAAAATCACGAGTGCAATCGAAGTTTTGTTCGCTTCTATTTTTTGCAGGATATCTTCTGTGCGAAGAATGAATTCTCCCTCACGTGGTAGTAATTCGATAATTGCATCAGTCGGATTGAATCCATGGCTTTTCACCTGCGATTCAAATGCATATTGATCGGAAGAAAACGCGCCCGCTTCCGTTAAGATTTTATACCGCTCTTTCGTAGGGCGATAGAAGGAAGTCAACATCAGGTGTAGGTTCACCGTAAGTTGGTTCATTGCTACAACCTCCAGCGGCTTGCCCCCGACTACCTTTGCCAGGGCTTTTTTGCTGAATTTGTGATAGTGGAGCCACGGCCTCCGGGAGTGAAAATGACCTTCAACACCCAACTCAGCCCAGTCAGTCAATTCTTCATTGACAAATTTCTTTGTTGACTTGGGTTGAAGTCCCAGCGAGTTACCTGTAAGATAAACAGCTCTCTTCCCATTGACTTTGGGTAGAAGAAAAAGTGACCGACAGGTGCGAAGAGGATCTTGCTGATCTAGTTTTTTGGCGAAAGACGCGGATTTTTCAAACTTCATGATTCAATGACACGAAGTTCAAAGGTATCAAAATATTGAGAGCTGTTTTTGCATGGCACCCTCGTGTTCGAGCAGCCAGACTTTTCTTTCCAAACCTCCGCCATAGCCAACGAGATCACCGCTTTTGCCGATCACACGGTGACAGGGCACTGCAATTGCTACCGGGTTCTGACCATTTGCAAGACCTACAGCACGGATGGACTTGATGTCACCAATACGAATTGCCAGCTCTTGATAGGAGATCGTCTTTCCGAAAGGGATGTTTAATAATTCACTCCACACTTTTACCTGAAACTCAGAACCTCTCAGTCCTATCGGGAAAGAAAAGAATTTCCTTCTTCCGGAAAAATATTCACTTAATTCTGAAATACACTGATCAATAACTGGTGTGCGGACTTCGCTCACTTTAGGATCCCATAAGAATCCAAGCATGGTGATCTCTTCATTTTCAGACTCGATTTGCAATTCACCGACAGGAGATGAGCAGTAAGCGATTCCTTTCACTCTTTTTTCTTTTTGCCACCCCCGATGGCTACACCGATTTTGGCAGTGAAATAATTGCCGCTGACGTAACTGACATAAGTTGGATTGTCAACCGGGTTTAGATTCGGAATCATGCTTTTGCCGACTAACTTCACTTGAGACATCACATTGTATTCTGTGGTAATTGTGAGATGTCCTACATCGAATCCCAATCGTGGATAGAATCCGATTTTATTTTTTTCATAATCTCTCGAGCAGTCACACATCATACCCGCACTGCTCAGTGTGTAGAGGCCAACGCCCAGCCCGGCAAAAAACCGGGTTCCGTTTTTATCTAGAAAGTAATACTGACCATTAGGACCATAAGAGCCTGTTAAAATAGATTGTGCGGCACTGGTCACCGCTCCCTCCAGGCGTAAACCAACCGACCACTTGTCGGTGATTCGATATGCGGGTTCCATGTACAAAGCAGGAAATCCGCCACCGAAGCTGAATTTGACTTTACGATAATTTTGAGAGAATGTAGAGATTGAAGCAAAGCACAGACAAGAGATAAAGAGTATTTTTTTCATAACCTGATAGTTTTTGCCCACCAAATAGTGTTATCCGCTGAACCGCGGATCTGCCTCCATCACTGTCCCACATTTCTTGCAAGTACGGAATTCTTTGGAACCATAAAATTCCTTAAAACGGGGTATAAAATCTTTTTCAATGTTGTCGAGGTGGAAACGGTATTCATGCAACTTGTTGTTGCAGTTATCGCAAAACCAGATCAGTCCGTCTTCATAAGTTTGTGCCGCGCGTTTGCATTCAATAACTAACCCAACGGAGTTGGCCGGTCGCTCCGGACGATGAGGTGTGTTTGCGGGGAGTAAAAACATTTCCCCTTCCTTAATGGGGATATCTACCGCTTTCCCATCTTCCTGGATGCGCACATTGATGTTGCCCTGAAGTTGATAGAATAGTTCTTCCGTTTGGTTGAAGTGAAAGTCTTTTCGGGCATTGGGACCGCCTACGATCATTACGATGTAATCACCTGCATCAGCATATAGATTCTTATTTCCGACCGGAGGTTTTAGCAGATCACGATTATCTGCAATCCATTGATTTAAATTGAAAGGTCTTCGGACGGCCATGTCGTTGATTTTTTGTGCTACCAATTTAGCAAATCTTACCCGTAAGCTAAATCAGAAAGTCTTCGGTCGGAATCTTATGTCTTGATACTTACGTTTAGTGCCCTCTAAACATTCTCATAAATAATAGCTGCACCTTGTCCGACACCTATACACATCGAGGCAAGTCCGTATTTCACATTGCGCTTCTTCATTTCGTGGATCAACGTTGCACTGATGCGCACACCGCTGCAACCCAGGGGGTGCCCAATGGCAATAGAGCCTCCATTTACATTTACAATCGATGAGTCAAGGCCCAGGTCGCGCATGCTGGCGATGGCCTGTGAGGCAAAAGCCTCGTTCAATTCAATCAAGCCGAGGTCAGAAATTTTTAACCCTGCGCGTTGTAAAGCTTTTTGTGTGGCAGGAACCGGACCAATGCCCATGTACGCAGGATCAACACCCGCTATAGCAACGGACACAACTCTTGCTAGAGGCTTGAGGTTATTTTTTTTGACGAATTCTTCACTCGCAATGAGACTTGCAGCCGAGCCATCGTTGATTCCGGATGAATTTCCTGCGGTAACACTTCCCCCTTCTTTGAAGGCAGGTTTCAGCGTGCCTAATTTCTCGAGTGTTGACTCACGCGGATTTTCATCTTTGTCGAAAATAAAATTCTCCTTGCCTTTAGCGACTGTCACTGCAATCATCTCCTCCTTGAATTTCCCGGCAGCATGTGCCTGGGCATATTTTTGTTGTGACGACAAAGCGAATTTGTCCTGGTCTTCACGACTCACTTTCCATTTTTCAGCGACATTCTCTGCGGTCTCCCCCATGCTGAATGGATGATACATTTTGGCGAGCTTCGGATTGGTAAACCGCCAGCCTATAGTCGTGTCATAGATTTCGGTCTTTCTCGAAAAAGCTTCATCACCTTTAGCCATCACGAAAGGTGCACGGGTCATGCTCTCCACGCCACCGGCAATATATAATTGACCATCGCCATGAATTATTCCGCGTGAAGCATCCATAATCGCTTGTAACCCGGATGCACACAACCTGTTAACGGTGACACCACCAACCGTAGTCGGAAGTCCGGCAAGCAGAGCAGCCATTCGCGCTACGTTCCGGTTGTCTTCTCCTGCTTGGTTGGCCGCACCAAAAACAACATCTTCAATCTGATTGACATCAATGGAAGGATTGCGCTCTAGGAGTTTTTTGACTACCAGAGCTGCAAGGTCGTCTGGCCGTACAGTTGCGAGTGAACCCGCATATTTTCCAATGGGTGTACGGAGAATGTCAATGATATAAGCGCTTTGCATGATTTGTATTGATTTCGATTGATTATTTTTGCCGGATCGCAAGTTAAATCAACCCCTTTATGTGGCAAAGAGTTCAAACGATATTTCTGGCAGTGGCTGTAGCTTGCCTCGTGGCAATGATTTTTTTTCCGGTGTGGGAAGCTAAGGCTGAAACTACACGACTTACGCTTTATCCATTGTATTATCGCGCTCAAATGGGAGGTGCTACCTCTGAGATTTATTTTCCTTATTGCATTATCGCCATACTTGCGTTGGCCTCTGCGACACTGGCGCTTATTGAAATTCAGAAATTCGAGAATCGGTTGCTACAAATGAAAATGGGGGCATTGAATTCAGTGCTGATGGCTGGATGCGGATTTGCGGCAGCTTATCTTTCGATCACACTGGCTCGCGAGACTCACGCACCTGGTAGTTTTGGACTTGCCCTTTACCTTCCGTTTGCAGCAATGTTACTCAATGCTGTTGCAAACCGATTTATTCGCAGAGATGAGAAATTGGTGAAGGATTCTGATCGGCTGAGATGATATGGCAAGCCGGTAAAAATGCCTGGAATTGCTCATGGATCACCAATAAGCAAAAGAAGAGCGTTTCTTACATCTATTAAATCAGATTTTATGAAATCGCCAATGCAATCATTTAAAATACTTTTTATTGTCACAATTATTTTTTCGGGTTGCCAAAAAGAAAATACTACGGTACCACCGCGCCTGATCTTCAAATTTAAGTTTGACAATACACAAGCAAGGCTAAATAACTTTGGCCAGCCTGCCACCATGCCTTCAGGACATGCTGGCCAATCGCCCAGATTCAATAAGATGAGTGCGCACTACATTGAACTTACTCCAACTGCGACAACTGCGCTCGGAAGCGGAACGATCTTATACAAAAATGAAGAGACCTCGAGCGGAGGCAATACCGCAATTGATTTTGAGAAATCAATATTGGTTGGTGAAGGGGAAGAATTTTTCAGCATTCCGCTGAGCCAGGTGAAGGCAGGGACTTATCCTTACCTGCGCGTTTCGTTAGCCTACCAGAATTATGACATTGATCTGTTAGCTCAAGGACTTACGCTTACCGGAACACTTGCCTCTTTCATTGGCTACAATACGTATGTAAAAAATTTCACGGTGAAGAATCAACAAGTCACTGTAAACGCAAACAAACTGCAAGGCTATTGGGCATTTGAAACTTCGTTTGGAGTTACACAGGGGCAAGCTCCGGCTGGAGCGACAACGGTTCCCAACCCGTTGATTTCATCCTCACCAATTCCTGCAGGTTCGTGTGTGGTCACTGGCCAGTTCGCATCATCTTTAACGATTACAGGCAAGGAGGCCAAGGACGTTGTTATTATTGTCTCACTTTCCACCAACAAGAGTTTTGAGTGGATTGAGGTCAACGCTGATGGAAAATTTGAACCTTTGGCGGGTGAAAATGTAGTCGACATGGGAATTCGGGGACTGATCCCAATTATCCAGTAGAGTCAACCTTACTTTTGTTTCTCTAACGTATAAGAAACCCGAAGGCCGGTTTCGAAATTTATGTTTTTGGTATTAGCGGTGAAATTTAAAAAGCCAGTGTCTGAATATTTCGCTGGGATATTTACCAGTCCTAAACTTGTCCTGACATCGACTGCAATTGACCAGTGGCCCTGAAGAGGGATCTCATAACCGAATCCACCTGTTAGCCCCCCGTCTAGTGCATTAACATAACCGGAGTTGAGATACGACACCCCATAGGTTTCAGAACCGGTTGCTTTAAGATGCCATGAATAACTGGCTTCTTTAATGTCAAAATTTAGCGCAATGGCAGAGTAAAGCCCACCCAAAAAATAAAATCTCCTCAAAGAATATTTGGCAACTACAGGGATGACTAAATAATTAATGCGCAAATCGCGGCTGAATTGAGAAGTATAGTTGCCTGAAGCATCATTTGATGAATAGGAATACTTGAGATCAATTCCTTTTTGTACGTAGCTGAGCCCTGTTTCAAAAGACCATTTTTCAAGAGCCTGCCACTCAATAGTTATTCCCGAAGAAAAGCCTGTTTGCATGTCTTTAAAAAAATGAGTCTGATATTCAGGAGACGAATTGATATTAATTGCAGGAGTCGGATTGATACTAAATGATGTTGGGAGCGGAGAACCGGGCGCTGCATGGTCAAAAAAATTGGCGAAACTGACTGCTCCACGCAGTCCAACTTTTATTTTCTGACTGTACACATTTGCAGCCAGACAAAGAAACAAGATGAATGTCGTTTTGTTCATAGGTTTGCTTACTTAAAAATACCCATTTCCTCTTTTGAGTGATATTAACTTTTTGCAAAACCTGAAAATCCACTTCATATTTGCTGAAATATTCCCTTCATGAAGTATAAGCGCATTCTTTTAAAGCTCAGCGGTGAAGCGCTGATGGGTTCAAAAACCAGCAATATTGACCCGGATGTGCTAGAACAGTATTGCGAAG
Proteins encoded in this window:
- the paaJ gene encoding acetyl-CoA acetyltransferase; this translates as MQSAYIIDILRTPIGKYAGSLATVRPDDLAALVVKKLLERNPSIDVNQIEDVVFGAANQAGEDNRNVARMAALLAGLPTTVGGVTVNRLCASGLQAIMDASRGIIHGDGQLYIAGGVESMTRAPFVMAKGDEAFSRKTEIYDTTIGWRFTNPKLAKMYHPFSMGETAENVAEKWKVSREDQDKFALSSQQKYAQAHAAGKFKEEMIAVTVAKGKENFIFDKDENPRESTLEKLGTLKPAFKEGGSVTAGNSSGINDGSAASLIASEEFVKKNNLKPLARVVSVAIAGVDPAYMGIGPVPATQKALQRAGLKISDLGLIELNEAFASQAIASMRDLGLDSSIVNVNGGSIAIGHPLGCSGVRISATLIHEMKKRNVKYGLASMCIGVGQGAAIIYENV